One Gossypium hirsutum isolate 1008001.06 chromosome A08, Gossypium_hirsutum_v2.1, whole genome shotgun sequence genomic window, agGGCCAGGGCCAGGGCCTGCCAATCCCCTAAATTTGGCCTTGGTTGaataacattaatttttttcttcttcaagttttaaacattattaaaattttaaaatattgtacTTATTCTTTAAGATTTTGTTTTTAAGCTTTTTCTAAATTAACAATGTTTGAAAAATTAACTCTCTTATTAAACATGTTCCcatttttaacaatattttatattttttaaaatgggtttttaacaatttttatacCTTTATTAAGAAGCCCtaaactatatatttttatataactaAACTAAAACTCCGTAATTATTATAGTCCATATtcattatttctattaaaaaatctCTTCGTTTAATTAAGAGTTGACatatgatatttttaataaaataaaataattatttaatattagattttctctctcctctcaCTTTCTCTCTCTCCCCCTCcatctttattttcttccattattTACGACAgcaaaaatggaagaaaaaaaaacaactctAGAtttaaaggaaaagagaaaaaagaagtgAAAAAATTGTGGGAAAGAAAGTAGAAAAGATAAAACGAAGCAATGGCCAATGATACATTTGTTAactatatttttagattttattgaatgatttttaatataacataacaataatcaaaattcttttttaaaattaagtatatgttcataattatgatttttttattacaaaaaatattatagtatttttaacattaaaaatattataataatattaatacttttttatattacttaaaagattgtaaatttcaatatatatttctatttaaaGTAAATTTATATGACCATTAAATAATTTACTGTAAAATTATTATAGTATTGgtattgttcaaaaaaattaacattaaatattttaacattacttaaaagatttataaaatattgattaaattattttaataaggtaaaaactattaatattactaaacaaaattatcaagttattaaaaactattaaaatttatagacttctttttttttttctttttttttatgaatctACCTTTTGTATTATATTGTAGCATTTATAAGGTGAAGAGAAACCCTCGAAATTTCTAgatgttaaattattatttccttAATTTCGGTTCCGGGAAGGATCTAAAACTTTCATCTTTTTTCCAGAACAATTTGGAATGCAGTCAAAGCCTCGTAATATTATTGATTTTGACTACTAGATGGAAATATTATTACTAGAAACGTGTTTAGAGCCTTTTTTATTGTAAAATCAATAAACATGCAAagggaagaaataaaatatgttgACTACATATGAACGAATTATTGTCGTTTGGACATTATCACACATATTTGCTTCAATATATTTACATTCACATAGACAACATTGACCTAATAGTTTAGGTAtactttataaatttttttaaaacaataaatatcattcaaaaatcaaacaatttcaaaaaatatCTATGTCAACAATGAAGTAAAATAAATTGCCATACATACCATCATGTCCTTGTGTTTAaagttttaacaatttaattagtttttccattcaaataataaatattatttttcatttaagtacttaaattttattttttattaaagtagttacctaaaattttattcatttattactTTAGGTACCAATCATTAACTCACGTTAATAAAAAAGCTTTGCATCAATCAAGATATAtgacatttttaattaaataaaagatgatCTCACATTCTCTTTCCTTTCATCTTcatatattttttgaaagaaatttctacaattttttgaaataaattctaCTTCAAATTTCTCCAATTAAAACAAACTCtcattttcaatattaaaataaatcatcATCTTAGCCAAAAGCAAACCCATTTTCAATATTAGAAACTCAAAAcaggaaagaaaaagaagtgaCAGAAAAGAAAACctccattttctccttttttttagaCCATGACAAGTTgtttttttttagggtttcttaTTTCACACTTTGCTAAGAAGATGATGAAGGAAGGGAGGGGAAGGGAAGGGAAGGGAAAGAGatagaatatttttatttctaatttaatttttatttaatgttaatttttattttttatttatttaaaaaattacgtGTAATAATTTAgttgtttctaaaattttattttagcaataattaaCTATTGGACTAGAAATGATAATGAAATAAAGTTTTAAGTGTCtactttgacaaaaaaaaatttcaaatagttaaatgagaaaatttgtatagtttaattatttatttttcatttaagacaaagaaaaaaccaaaattttcttcAGTGGGGTCAGAGGCGATTCTAGGGGGCTAGCATGGCCCCGGctccccctaaaataaaaaattaccatttaagttttctatttttttttaaattttaaattagtaaaggtaaaattacactttggccctccttaaaattataaaaatttgatttaatcttttaaaaattataaagatatagactataaaaaattaaaattttattcggcTCCTATAAAATTGTTCTGCCTTCACCCCTGAGTGGGGTGTCTTTGCACTTTTACAACATGATTAATGAAATCtcaactctattttattttacttttctttacaTAATTGGAGTGAAGAGTGAAGTTATTTGGGATTAAACTCAAACTCTCAACTTAAAACATAATACTCTTATCACTAAATCAATAAGCTGGCAAGTTTATTGATTTTATAATCAAACAACGAATCATATTTAAGCTTAGTCATACTTAATAAAGTCGGAGTGATCAAAATTAAAGAGAATATAATTTTTTGCTCCTAAACTTAGTAATTAGGTCTATTTTGGTACTTGtgtgtttcttttttatttatctatttttgttcTTGAACTTGCAACTAATTCATTTTTGTTTGGTAAACTTGATTTTGTCATTTAATGATGTGATTAGTGTTACTGGAATAAGATTGGATCGAACAGATCAAGAATTGATTAATATAATGATTTGAACAAAATGTTGAATCAATTGACTCATAAACTACTAGCAATGGGTAAAAATCAAAAACTGGAATAAAGATTGACAGTTAAAaaccaatttaatatttttttttacatttttaaatttttatgaatttttaattattgttagtTCAACAGTCAAATTAATTGAACTGGTTAAATTGGAAACAAGTGGTCTAACATGTTTAATTACTAGtccaattattaaaattttcaagtaatgTTGtggtataatttttatatttttttaaattcagagACCAAAATGGACTTAATTATCAAGtgttagtgtcaaagtggacaaaaATAGTATTAGTACCAAAGTGGCAAAGTGAATCTGATTACAAGTTCAgggttaaaaattatattatcccaaaataaaaaatatcatcaaCAGCGTATATTTAtctctttaaaaagaaaaaatttcgtCTGTACTCTCAAAGCTTAGCAAGCAAGCAAGCAATTCCATAGCCTGGAAAAATCCCCACCATGGAAACGCCTACAGATGAACACGGCAAGCTCAGTGAACCTTTCCTTACATCCTCTCCATCAAAGGGTGGTTTCAGAACTCTACCTTTCATCTTAGGTTCGTTgcctcccccccccccaaaaaaaaaaaaactttacacTCAATGGtgattttatgtatatatttttaatttcatgcaACTTTGTGAGTGACAGCAATGGAGGCCTTTGAAAGGGTGGCTATCGTTGGGATAACTACGAATATGATAGTGTATTTGACGGGAGAATTCGGCATGGAAACCGCAACAGCAGCCAATGTGATATTCGTTTGGTCAGCTGCCACCGGTTTCACACCCATCATTGGTGCTTTTATTGCGGATTCTTATATGGGAAAGTACCCTATGATCGGAATCGGAACCATTATTGGTTTTCTGGTAATAAATCTTCTTTAAAACCCTCGAACTTTCTCTGTCATTTCAGCTTCCCTGTAGATTGTTCTTACCAATGCCGTTTTCTTTGAACTACTCTCAAGGCATTAAACTCTTAACTTTAGGTTTTTTATAGCTAaactttaaaatcataaaaatatatattaaaattattactgTACATGATTTTCCACAGCATCAAATGagctattaaaaataattttgaatatcacaaatttacaaaaattagaatacgaataattttttgaaatattgaTCCACCTTATTGATCATTAAAATGGTGATAGGAGCTCACTAATTAGATTCTTTCTTAAAGAAAAAACACTTACAATGTCCGACgagttaaataaatttttttgaataatttaataatttaaataaatttttttgaataatttcataatcaATTTAATAATCAAAACAAACACATAACCTTACCGTTTTAATATTCCTTGGTTAGaccctaaaaatatatatagtccATATGTTGGGATATTGAAATAACGTAGTCATTTTATCAGAACTCAGCTTGAATTTGTTgaacaaaaatatttaattagatttaggtatatatgtatgatataaatatgatattaaaaattcaactttttaGTTTTTATGCCCAAATCcaattaaatatttcataacaagTATTATGCGAGTATATGAAATATAATCCTATGGCCATCGGAACTTCTCTAACCAGGAGTTcctcataaaaaaattcaactttttaTGGGGAGATGTAGTGCCAAATCTCTATTAACCATCTTTTTATTCATGTTAGGGGATGATTCTATTATGGTCAACAGCTATGATTCCACAAGCAAGGCCATACTGCGACCAATTCAACACCATCTGTGAAGCCCCAACAATACCCCAACTTGTACTCTTATATTTTTCACTAGGCCTAATCTCTATCGGAGCTGGTGGCATAAGATCGCCATTCATGGCCTTCGGTGTAGATCAGTTGGATGAGAGAAACAACTCGCACAGTTTCTTCAATTGGTGCTATGTTACACTCATGTTTTCATCTCTAATCGCTGTAACTTTGATTGTTTATATTCAAGATAACATGGGGTGGAAAATGGGTTTGGGGGTACCTGTAATGCTGATGTTCCTTTCAGCTGTTTCGTTCTTCTTAGCATCTTCATTTTACATCAAGTTGAAGCCTAAGGCAAGCTTGCTCACTGGTTTGGCTCAAGTTATAGTGGCTTCTTTCAAAAATAGGCACATTGAGTTACCCTCCCATGCCACAAATGAAGTTTATTATGTCAGAGAGGGATCGATGCTTCAAGTGCCAAGTGAAAAACTAAGGTACTAGCATCACAATATATATTGTGTATTTTAACTAGATCATCTTTGTCCATTGTATTTTGTTTGTAATCTGTCCAGGTTTCTGAATAAAGCTTGCATGATAAAAAATCCTCAAGAGGACTTAACCTCGAAGGGAAATGCTTCAAACCCATGGAGTCTTTGTACAATAGATCAAGTAGAGGATCTAAAAGCATTGATCAGAGTAATGCCGCTTTGCTCCGCAGGAATTATACTGTCCGTAACCGTTAATCAAGGCTCATTGATGGTAATTCAAGCAGGAACCATGGACAGACATGTAACTTCAAACTTTGAAATCCCAGCAGCTTCATTCAGCTTGTTTATGATGATCTCTGTGGTTGTATGGATCGCATTCTATGACCAGATAGCTCTTCCTTTAGCTTCAAAGATTAAAGGAAAACCGGTTCGTCTCGGTTTAAAACAAAGAATGGGGATTggtcttctttgctcttgtgcatcCATGGTAGCCTCAGCATTTGTAGAGTGTACTCGGCGGAAAATCGCGACGGAAGAAGGATTTTCTGATGAACCGCAAGCCGTTGTGCATATGTCTGCACTATGGGTACTGCCATTTTATGTCCTAGCTGGCTTGTCTGAGGCTTTCAATGCAATTGCACTGATTGAATTCTGTTACTCCAATTTACCGAAAACCATGTCAACCATTGCGGCCAATGTTAGTGGATTGGGAGGCTTCACTGGGAACCTGGTGGCCAGTTTAATAACAAGCATGGTTGACAATGTTACTAAAAAAGGAGGGGAAAGCTGGGTTTCGAGTAATATGAATAAAGGGCATTATGATTACTATTATTGCCTTCTTGCTGGCTTGAGCATGCTTAATTTTGTGTACTTTCTGGTTTGCTGCAAAGCTCACGGTCCTTGTCATGGAGATAACGAAAACGAGGCCGAGAACTCAGGATTAGGAGATCATGAGAGTATAGATGATTGTTAAGTTTCTCGGAATATACGAGCACTTCAGTTAGGTATGTGTGATGTCGAACGAAAACCTTTCTGTATTGACCGAGTACATAGAAATAAAAGCTTTAAGAAAAAATATGAGCCTCTTGTCGTACACGGATGTCAAATACAGTAATTCGAGAAAAATGAAAAGCCGGAACAATATAGCACAAATGAATAAGATAGATGCCAGGTAACAATATGATCATCCTTTCCTAACCAGGACCAACCAAAATCAGCAGGCAATGCGGAAATGGGAAAAAAAAATATGCTGTACAAAGATTCTgtgttgatttttaatttttcaaatgtaAAACGTTTTGAACAAATATTTTGATTACTTGGGAAAGGACCGACACTCACCCTGACGtccaaaatcaagtcatttcaaaCCCGGAATTTCATGCAAGCGGAGCAATAACATCTAAGTTATTCTTCATCAACCATTTTTGGGGATAGAAGGAATTAGATTCGATATTAACCTCCCAAACCATGATTCTCGAGCAGTTCTGCGTTAAGCCTTCCATCTGGCTTTCATCTTCCACGACTTGTTCAATAATTGAGCTTGCCTGCAAATTCAAATCAATGAGTTAAACGTTAGTATCAAGCATTTCAACAGAAGTTATGTTGCAAGAGACTCTTCCAAGGGGTTAATTGACTAACTTGGAAGCCATCTTTGACTGTCTCGAGTTGTCTAATCTGTTCAAGAGTGGGTCGATGCCATCGTCTTGGATCCCAGAGTATGGTACTATTGAAGGCAAACCCCGGCATTTCAGCATGGAATCTTCTGTATCTCTTGCTTAGTTCATTTAGGTGCCATCCAATGACTTTAGTTCCATTACAAACAGGGCCTTCCAGTGTAACTCTATCGTTGTCCTGTGTTTGTTTGGCCACAGTCCATGTCCCGAACTGCCTATAACAAAGGCCATAGAAAAATAAACTGCTGTAATAGGCACAAGTAAAAGGGAGAAGGAGATCACAGCAatgaaaccaaaaataaataagcaaagTGCAGACAAAAGCCAAAGTGGAGGCATTTAGCAGTCAACTTTTTTGCTAACATGTATGTATATGAGATCGTCTTAAGGAAGCCTATCTCGAGTCGAGACATGATCACATGGAATAATCAAGAGACAAGTAATGATTCTCACACTTTCACCGAACGCTTGAAAAGGAAGAACAAAACAAGCCATGATCCAAAACAAGCCATGATCTAAAATGACGTCACCAGATTTGCATTACAATATCAAGCAAGAGATATAAGTATTTACCTAATATGCCTCATTTTCTCGAAGAGATCGATTGAATAGACATTATACTCATCGGCAAAGTAGACAATTCCATCAAGTCGATGAGTTTCAATGTGAGATAATGCCACATTTCTTTGATGAACATTTCTGTCTTTTATATCGGTCAGATTCTTTTTGCAAACAAGATGCCTATACATAATGCCACTCTTTCTTAGGATATCGGCTGTTTCCTCGGACTGTGAGGTCATCTCCACAACTATCCACAATAATGGAGGTTGAACTAGCTTTAATGTGTATGCCAAGCGGTTTAGATAATAGGCTTGATGCGGTCGAGCATGTGTTGGAGTTATAACAATCAAAAGCTTCCGGGATCCCAGATTTATATCTTGAGGAAGTGATTGATTAGTCAGGGCATTATCTAAATTCCCTTCAATCATTCCCTGTCTTTGCACCAATGCATGTGGATTCAATGTGACATTGTTTTCAACCTCAGTGTCATCCGCCATTGATGTCACATTCCTTTCTGAACCATCATGCATATGGAAACTTGCAAAAGTCGGTTCTACCTCGAAAGCAAATGCTTGTTGCTCTGAAATGAGGTTCATATAAGAAAAGCCTACGGAAACGAATGATGTCAATCCGATAACAAAACCGAGTAGGAAACaaatgaagaaatgaaaaagagccCTCCTCCATACTTGTCCTTTGTGTTTCAGATTCGGCCTATCAACAGGCCTAGTAGTTCTCGGCGAAAAAACACCGAACACCAATGCTTGAGAATCTGATAAACCTATAAGAGAAGATAACAAGCCACCAGTCTGCGGCATTGTCGACTTCAACAGAGGAGAAGGAACTGAACGTTCAGCCTCCCCTGTAACCGGAGTCCCCGGTCGAGGCACCGGAGACAGTGTTCTTCTAATTGATGCCATCAACAAATTCAACACTAATATGATGAAACTCCTTAATCAACAAAGAATCACCATAAGACAGCAACCAAATTTATTACAGAGCTCATTCTAAACATGAGTATGCACTAATTGCTCCTTTCTGCAACAATCAAGAGTACCAGATACATTCAACGAGCCGAGttcaatctaaaaaaaaaaaaattacaactttc contains:
- the LOC121203077 gene encoding probable beta-1,4-xylosyltransferase IRX9H: MASIRRTLSPVPRPGTPVTGEAERSVPSPLLKSTMPQTGGLLSSLIGLSDSQALVFGVFSPRTTRPVDRPNLKHKGQVWRRALFHFFICFLLGFVIGLTSFVSVGFSYMNLISEQQAFAFEVEPTFASFHMHDGSERNVTSMADDTEVENNVTLNPHALVQRQGMIEGNLDNALTNQSLPQDINLGSRKLLIVITPTHARPHQAYYLNRLAYTLKLVQPPLLWIVVEMTSQSEETADILRKSGIMYRHLVCKKNLTDIKDRNVHQRNVALSHIETHRLDGIVYFADEYNVYSIDLFEKMRHIRQFGTWTVAKQTQDNDRVTLEGPVCNGTKVIGWHLNELSKRYRRFHAEMPGFAFNSTILWDPRRWHRPTLEQIRQLETVKDGFQASSIIEQVVEDESQMEGLTQNCSRIMVWEVNIESNSFYPQKWLMKNNLDVIAPLA
- the LOC121204808 gene encoding protein NRT1/ PTR FAMILY 1.2, which produces METPTDEHGKLSEPFLTSSPSKGGFRTLPFILAMEAFERVAIVGITTNMIVYLTGEFGMETATAANVIFVWSAATGFTPIIGAFIADSYMGKYPMIGIGTIIGFLGMILLWSTAMIPQARPYCDQFNTICEAPTIPQLVLLYFSLGLISIGAGGIRSPFMAFGVDQLDERNNSHSFFNWCYVTLMFSSLIAVTLIVYIQDNMGWKMGLGVPVMLMFLSAVSFFLASSFYIKLKPKASLLTGLAQVIVASFKNRHIELPSHATNEVYYVREGSMLQVPSEKLRFLNKACMIKNPQEDLTSKGNASNPWSLCTIDQVEDLKALIRVMPLCSAGIILSVTVNQGSLMVIQAGTMDRHVTSNFEIPAASFSLFMMISVVVWIAFYDQIALPLASKIKGKPVRLGLKQRMGIGLLCSCASMVASAFVECTRRKIATEEGFSDEPQAVVHMSALWVLPFYVLAGLSEAFNAIALIEFCYSNLPKTMSTIAANVSGLGGFTGNLVASLITSMVDNVTKKGGESWVSSNMNKGHYDYYYCLLAGLSMLNFVYFLVCCKAHGPCHGDNENEAENSGLGDHESIDDC